From Bradyrhizobium symbiodeficiens, the proteins below share one genomic window:
- a CDS encoding type I polyketide synthase: protein MTSTGATSGSETPSIAVIGMAGRFPGASSVAKFWENIRESRETVRVFTEQELLAVGERPEVLRDPSYVKACGYLDGIDQFDAAFFGISPRDAAVFDPQHRLFLECSSEAFEDAGYVGAKVDGPVAVFAASGASEYFTYNLTTNEEVLRSIGAWLLRHTGNDPNFLATRVSYELDLVGPSMNVQTACSSSLVAVHLACQSLLNGECDMALAGASTIYPEQRGYLYRPGEILSPDGHCRPFDAQAGGTVMASAVGCVVLKRLSDALRDGDCIRAVIRGSAINNDGSDKVGYLAPSISGQARVISEALDLADVAPEEVSYIEAHGTGTLIGDPIEIAALVEAFGPDVQHQSCAIGSVKSNIGHAGEAAGMCSLIKTICALEHRELPATLHYQTPNPQADFSASPFFVNASLRPWPVASGKTRIAGVTSLGAGGTNAHLILEEAPRRVLQTRQETEPQLLLLSSRTSAALEVATRNLADHLGTNPRQPLDEVAFTLMAGREAFGVRRSLVARDAASAAAQLEACDPRRIVTGTARRERTSTVFLFPGGGAQYAGMSAELYEKEPVFREALDACIAVVQPRIPVDLRRLMFPSPDAVAEADRQLESPSLALPALFAVEYALAMLLRSWGLVPDALIGHSAGEYAAACVSGVLSMPDAMSLVALRGKLFETLPRGAMLSVALSEEQMLPRLGSELSLAAVNAPSLCVASGPVDAIERLEAELAAEQIDHTRIHINVAAHSSMLEPILREFERFCQPIRFQKPAIPFVSNLTGTWITDAEAMDPAYWVRHLRNTVRFDQGARTVLESGRRALLEVGPGRTLASLYRQQPGKAAVVTTSLRHPSELASDVVFLKEAVGRLWVAGIELDPSRFFAQNSQRRVPLPTYPFERQRYWIDKGVQATTTTSLTRRPDLGRWFSAPAFVRAAPSGQLPEEELRKPWLVLADGSPLAVAIVKRLRATGARVATVTAAPQFAERGALRFTIDPTRAADYSRLMEGLRRQDALPAHIVHLWGLAPRPRRFFGSSDDADLAAWDVGAVQNFYSLLFLAQALTFEVEQVRLTAIGTAIEALPGERELHPEKSALMGVCRVLPREMPGASCSVLDVVVPPAKSTAEALLADRLLGELCSSKRDPLVILRDGGRWVQRFDPLALDPAPHMRSWLRPGGVYLVTGGLGGIGLELMQHLALHSKARLVCVGRSAMPQESAWDRWLQDHGADDSTSRKIEKVRALRALGAEVMLAAADVTDRDAMADVVTEATRRFGRINGVFHCAGVLKDQLIALRAPETQSAVLSVKAKGALVLQSLFCDGDLDVLVNFSSVSSILGLAGQVDYTAANAVLDAVAKARTARGSRTRTVSINWNAWKEVGMLATLVHEHQRTTAGEIPGASPLLGDCVRDDIKQALFRSVLHPRTHWPLGEHVVRNGQAVIPGTGFLELARAALAYRPENRAVEIRDLTFLQPLAVGLDEERPINIRLNRESDHSLAIYGESEEQLYATARVAYVDAPAAPRQSVSSIRGRCRERGEVVNNRLVQKFMDFGPRWANLRAINLGEGEALIDLALPPALASDLATYALHPALLDMATGAAQQLIPGFAGHDDFYVPFSYGHVLVRRPVLATFSSHVRLRAADGKSAIFDVTLLDEDGNELVSIERFMMRRIDAFAANPASPRLPRPDGRETAEESFLREGMTTAEGLEALDRIMACDVSPQIVASTLDLSLWLDRLDQGSRGTPAEEVNWSIGTPGLVRPGGDAGFRAPRDAIERDLAAIWQDMLGIQKVSIDDDFFELGGQSLFAMRLFNRIRKEHGVELPLSVLFQAPTIAATAALLREAKGLTEIDPSTDSAGELPQTKAQDLPSSQGASPVIDHVASARLPAEPRSLVEIARGGDRPPLFCVHGAGGNVLNFRDLSWGLHHDQPFFALQARGVDGRSSPHTSIEEMARAYIAEIRAFRPHGPYLLAGYSGGGVVAFEMTQQLAALGEEVPLLVLFDTFHPQMPIRTVSLDRMLLRLREEGLGYIKEIVGKRRERAHVAREQSQIRRHVRANEPVPHTLRDRQLTDNFGQAAARYMPRPWHGKAILFRAESIPYIYGGGGPYYGWESVITGGLKTVMIPGNHDTLLLGANAKVLRGPLNAALDEANSRKPRQSVESERAGL, encoded by the coding sequence GTGACGTCGACTGGCGCCACAAGCGGCAGCGAAACGCCTTCCATCGCAGTCATCGGCATGGCCGGACGTTTCCCCGGCGCATCCAGCGTGGCAAAGTTCTGGGAGAATATCCGCGAGAGCCGAGAAACCGTCCGCGTCTTCACCGAGCAAGAGTTGCTTGCCGTCGGAGAGCGCCCCGAAGTGCTGCGCGACCCGTCCTATGTGAAGGCGTGCGGCTACCTGGACGGCATCGATCAATTCGATGCTGCATTTTTCGGCATCTCCCCCCGCGACGCCGCCGTGTTCGACCCGCAGCACCGCCTGTTTCTCGAATGCTCATCGGAGGCTTTCGAGGATGCAGGCTATGTCGGCGCGAAGGTCGACGGCCCGGTCGCCGTCTTTGCAGCGTCAGGCGCGAGCGAGTACTTCACCTACAACCTCACGACCAATGAAGAAGTCCTGCGCTCGATTGGCGCCTGGCTACTGCGTCATACCGGTAACGATCCGAACTTCCTCGCAACACGCGTATCCTACGAACTCGACCTCGTCGGCCCGAGCATGAATGTGCAGACGGCCTGCTCGTCTTCGCTCGTCGCGGTTCATCTCGCCTGCCAGAGTCTGCTCAATGGCGAGTGCGACATGGCGCTGGCCGGCGCCTCTACTATTTACCCCGAGCAGCGAGGCTATCTGTACAGGCCAGGAGAAATCCTATCTCCCGACGGGCACTGTCGTCCATTCGATGCCCAGGCCGGCGGGACGGTGATGGCATCCGCCGTCGGTTGTGTGGTTCTCAAACGGCTCTCGGACGCCCTGCGCGACGGTGACTGCATCCGTGCAGTGATCCGCGGCTCGGCCATCAACAACGATGGCTCCGACAAGGTGGGATACCTCGCCCCTAGCATCAGTGGGCAGGCTCGGGTCATTTCCGAGGCGCTGGACCTGGCCGACGTCGCGCCCGAAGAGGTGTCCTATATCGAAGCGCACGGCACCGGCACGCTGATCGGCGACCCCATCGAAATCGCGGCGCTAGTCGAGGCCTTCGGGCCCGACGTTCAACACCAGTCGTGCGCGATCGGTTCGGTCAAATCGAACATCGGCCATGCCGGCGAGGCCGCGGGCATGTGCAGCCTGATCAAGACCATTTGCGCGCTCGAGCACCGCGAGTTGCCGGCGACGCTGCACTATCAGACGCCAAATCCGCAGGCCGACTTTTCCGCCTCGCCATTCTTCGTCAACGCCAGCCTGCGGCCGTGGCCGGTGGCCTCTGGCAAGACGCGGATCGCGGGTGTCACGAGCCTCGGCGCCGGCGGCACTAACGCCCACCTGATCCTGGAAGAGGCCCCGCGCCGGGTCTTGCAGACGCGTCAGGAGACGGAACCGCAATTGCTTCTCCTGTCGTCGCGAACTAGCGCTGCGCTAGAGGTGGCGACACGGAATCTGGCCGACCATCTAGGGACGAATCCGAGACAGCCGCTCGATGAGGTTGCATTCACACTGATGGCCGGTCGCGAGGCCTTTGGGGTTCGCCGCTCCTTGGTGGCGCGCGATGCGGCATCGGCAGCGGCCCAATTGGAAGCCTGCGATCCGCGGCGCATCGTCACGGGCACGGCCAGGCGCGAGCGTACATCCACAGTATTCCTCTTCCCCGGCGGTGGAGCGCAATACGCCGGCATGAGCGCGGAGCTCTATGAGAAGGAGCCGGTTTTCCGCGAGGCATTGGACGCCTGCATCGCCGTCGTTCAGCCCCGAATCCCGGTCGATCTGCGCAGATTGATGTTCCCATCGCCCGATGCGGTGGCCGAGGCGGACAGACAGCTCGAGTCTCCCTCCTTGGCGCTTCCTGCACTGTTCGCGGTCGAGTACGCCTTGGCGATGCTGCTGCGATCGTGGGGTCTGGTCCCCGACGCGTTGATCGGGCACAGCGCCGGCGAGTACGCCGCCGCCTGCGTGTCGGGCGTTCTCTCGATGCCGGATGCGATGTCGCTGGTTGCGTTGCGCGGCAAGCTGTTCGAAACGCTGCCCCGCGGCGCCATGCTGTCGGTCGCGTTGTCCGAGGAGCAGATGCTGCCCCGACTTGGAAGCGAGCTCTCGCTTGCCGCCGTGAACGCACCTTCGCTTTGCGTCGCATCAGGCCCTGTCGACGCAATCGAGCGGCTCGAAGCCGAGCTCGCTGCGGAGCAGATCGACCACACTCGCATTCACATCAATGTCGCCGCGCATTCATCGATGCTTGAGCCAATCCTGCGGGAATTCGAGCGTTTCTGCCAACCTATTCGGTTTCAGAAGCCCGCGATCCCCTTCGTATCCAACCTGACCGGAACCTGGATCACCGACGCCGAAGCAATGGACCCGGCCTACTGGGTCCGTCATCTTCGAAATACCGTGCGGTTCGACCAAGGCGCCCGGACCGTGCTGGAGAGTGGCCGCCGAGCGCTACTGGAAGTCGGACCTGGCCGCACGCTCGCCAGCCTCTACAGGCAGCAACCCGGCAAAGCCGCCGTGGTGACCACCTCGCTGCGCCATCCCAGCGAATTGGCGTCTGACGTCGTCTTCCTGAAGGAGGCGGTGGGCCGACTTTGGGTCGCTGGCATCGAGCTGGATCCCTCCCGCTTCTTCGCGCAGAACTCACAACGCCGCGTGCCGCTGCCAACCTATCCCTTCGAGAGGCAACGATACTGGATCGACAAGGGCGTGCAGGCCACGACCACCACCTCGCTGACACGGCGGCCTGATCTAGGCCGATGGTTCTCGGCTCCCGCGTTCGTGCGTGCGGCGCCCTCCGGACAACTTCCTGAAGAGGAGCTTCGCAAGCCGTGGCTGGTTCTCGCCGACGGTTCACCGTTGGCCGTCGCGATCGTCAAACGCCTCCGCGCGACCGGCGCACGGGTTGCCACGGTCACGGCTGCGCCCCAGTTTGCAGAGCGCGGCGCGCTGAGGTTCACGATCGATCCGACCCGCGCCGCGGATTATTCCAGGCTGATGGAGGGGCTGCGAAGGCAGGACGCCCTGCCGGCACATATCGTCCACCTCTGGGGGCTCGCGCCGAGGCCGAGGCGGTTCTTCGGCTCGTCCGATGACGCCGACCTTGCTGCCTGGGACGTCGGTGCGGTTCAGAATTTCTACAGTTTGCTGTTTCTGGCGCAGGCCTTGACATTCGAGGTCGAGCAGGTCCGGCTGACCGCGATCGGCACCGCGATCGAGGCGCTTCCCGGCGAGCGCGAACTACACCCCGAGAAGTCCGCCTTGATGGGCGTCTGCCGCGTGTTGCCGCGCGAGATGCCGGGCGCGTCATGCTCGGTCCTCGACGTGGTCGTGCCGCCAGCCAAATCCACCGCGGAAGCGCTCCTGGCAGATCGCCTGCTCGGCGAGCTCTGCAGCAGCAAGCGCGATCCACTTGTGATCCTGCGCGACGGTGGGCGATGGGTGCAGCGTTTCGATCCGCTGGCGCTGGATCCCGCGCCACATATGCGCTCCTGGCTGCGGCCCGGCGGGGTTTACCTCGTCACCGGCGGACTGGGCGGCATCGGTCTCGAACTGATGCAGCATCTGGCGCTGCACTCCAAGGCCCGTCTCGTGTGCGTTGGCAGGTCGGCGATGCCCCAGGAATCGGCATGGGATCGTTGGCTCCAGGACCACGGCGCAGACGACAGCACGTCGCGGAAAATCGAGAAGGTTCGGGCGTTGCGGGCGCTTGGTGCCGAAGTGATGCTGGCCGCTGCCGATGTCACCGACCGGGACGCCATGGCCGATGTGGTAACCGAGGCAACGCGACGCTTCGGCCGCATCAACGGTGTCTTCCATTGTGCCGGCGTGCTCAAAGATCAGTTGATCGCACTTCGCGCGCCCGAGACACAATCGGCGGTGCTCTCGGTCAAGGCCAAAGGTGCCCTGGTTCTGCAATCGCTGTTCTGCGACGGCGACCTGGATGTCCTGGTCAATTTCTCTTCGGTCAGCTCGATCCTAGGACTGGCCGGACAGGTTGACTATACTGCCGCCAATGCCGTCCTGGACGCAGTGGCCAAGGCCCGCACCGCGCGGGGCAGTCGGACGCGCACCGTCAGCATTAATTGGAACGCCTGGAAAGAGGTGGGCATGCTCGCGACCTTGGTCCACGAGCATCAGCGCACGACCGCTGGCGAAATCCCCGGCGCGAGCCCCCTGCTTGGCGACTGCGTGCGTGACGATATCAAGCAGGCATTGTTTCGCTCCGTGCTGCATCCCAGAACACATTGGCCGTTGGGCGAACATGTCGTCAGGAATGGCCAAGCGGTTATTCCTGGCACGGGCTTCCTCGAACTTGCTCGCGCAGCTCTTGCCTACCGGCCCGAAAATCGGGCCGTCGAAATTCGCGACCTCACCTTCCTCCAGCCTTTAGCTGTCGGTCTCGACGAGGAGCGCCCGATCAACATCAGACTGAATCGCGAAAGTGACCATAGTCTCGCGATCTACGGTGAGTCCGAAGAGCAGCTCTATGCCACGGCGCGTGTCGCCTATGTCGATGCGCCAGCAGCTCCAAGGCAATCCGTATCATCCATTCGCGGACGCTGCCGCGAACGTGGCGAGGTGGTCAACAACCGGCTGGTCCAGAAATTCATGGATTTTGGCCCGCGTTGGGCCAATCTCCGGGCGATCAATCTCGGCGAGGGCGAAGCGCTGATCGATCTCGCGTTGCCGCCTGCCCTCGCCTCAGATCTCGCGACCTATGCGCTGCACCCGGCGCTGCTCGACATGGCGACCGGTGCGGCCCAACAGCTAATCCCGGGGTTTGCAGGCCATGACGATTTCTACGTTCCATTCTCTTATGGCCATGTGCTGGTGCGGCGACCGGTGCTAGCAACGTTCTCCAGCCATGTGCGTTTGCGCGCCGCGGACGGCAAAAGCGCAATCTTCGATGTCACTCTGCTCGACGAAGATGGCAACGAATTGGTCTCGATCGAACGGTTCATGATGCGCCGGATCGACGCGTTTGCCGCCAACCCGGCTTCGCCCAGACTACCGCGGCCGGATGGTCGCGAGACGGCCGAGGAAAGCTTCCTGCGCGAGGGCATGACCACTGCGGAAGGCCTCGAAGCGCTGGACCGCATTATGGCCTGCGATGTCTCGCCGCAAATTGTGGCTTCCACTCTCGACCTCAGCCTCTGGCTGGACCGTCTAGACCAAGGCAGCCGCGGCACGCCTGCGGAGGAGGTCAATTGGTCGATTGGAACACCGGGGCTCGTGCGGCCTGGCGGCGATGCCGGCTTCAGAGCGCCCCGCGATGCAATCGAGCGCGACCTCGCGGCTATCTGGCAGGACATGCTCGGCATTCAGAAGGTCTCGATCGACGATGATTTCTTCGAACTGGGCGGGCAGTCGCTGTTCGCGATGCGGCTCTTCAATCGGATTCGCAAGGAGCATGGAGTCGAACTGCCGCTCTCCGTGCTCTTCCAGGCGCCCACCATTGCTGCCACCGCGGCGCTATTGCGAGAAGCCAAGGGCCTCACTGAGATCGATCCATCGACAGATAGCGCCGGGGAGCTCCCGCAAACGAAAGCCCAAGACTTGCCTTCGTCTCAAGGCGCGTCGCCGGTTATTGATCATGTGGCCAGCGCGAGGCTTCCAGCGGAGCCTCGATCATTGGTCGAGATCGCGCGCGGCGGCGATCGGCCGCCATTGTTTTGCGTTCATGGCGCCGGGGGTAACGTCCTCAACTTTCGCGACCTCTCCTGGGGACTGCACCATGACCAGCCGTTCTTCGCACTGCAGGCCCGCGGTGTCGATGGCAGGAGCAGCCCGCATACGTCGATCGAGGAAATGGCTCGGGCCTATATTGCGGAGATCCGCGCGTTTCGTCCGCACGGTCCCTATTTGCTGGCCGGCTACTCGGGTGGCGGTGTCGTCGCTTTCGAGATGACGCAACAACTAGCTGCCTTGGGCGAAGAGGTCCCACTCCTCGTTTTGTTTGACACGTTCCACCCTCAGATGCCGATCCGCACGGTTTCTCTGGACCGGATGCTCCTTCGTTTGCGCGAGGAAGGCCTCGGCTACATCAAAGAGATTGTCGGCAAACGACGCGAACGAGCCCATGTCGCGCGCGAGCAATCGCAAATCAGGAGGCATGTCCGCGCAAACGAACCCGTGCCACACACGCTGCGGGATCGCCAGCTCACCGACAATTTCGGTCAGGCCGCCGCGCGCTATATGCCCCGGCCGTGGCACGGTAAGGCGATCCTCTTCCGGGCCGAGAGCATCCCTTATATCTATGGCGGTGGAGGGCCTTACTATGGGTGGGAGAGCGTAATCACAGGCGGATTGAAGACGGTCATGATTCCCGGCAATCATGACACACTGTTGCTTGGAGCCAACGCGAAGGTCTTGCGGGGCCCCTTGAACGCGGCTCTCGACGAGGCGAACTCGCGGAAACCTCGTCAGTCTGTAGAGAGCGAGCGCGCGGGACTCTGA